A single Fusobacterium simiae DNA region contains:
- a CDS encoding alpha/beta hydrolase family protein produces MARISKERLDKALKQLETITKEDYEKVMGVVNIVKPLRSFIFKTPDEYGMQYEELVISSDDGVPLEAWYIPAKGGESDKLVIFNHALPMCRAGFPGHFGMPWAGYDAVEIDFVIQYKHLTDAGYNVLTYDIRNHGNSGAANNGISGIGNWEWRDCVGVKKYVDNHPRLSKMKVALYSQCMGGNSQYKAIMERPELFENVKCMVSPMVVSMGAIYDAFTEIAGVNQYQELIDLELIKMGAFTAAEMTPHLWAHAVKMPTMMVQVKDDAWTRNPEDGQKTFDLLGAKEKELLWIENTPYRFKDGYNYFGRYPEKILAFIDKYMK; encoded by the coding sequence AAGCATTAAAGCAATTAGAAACTATAACAAAAGAAGATTATGAAAAAGTAATGGGAGTAGTAAATATTGTAAAACCATTGAGAAGTTTTATTTTTAAAACTCCTGATGAATATGGTATGCAATATGAAGAATTAGTTATATCATCAGATGATGGAGTTCCTTTGGAAGCATGGTACATACCTGCAAAAGGTGGAGAAAGTGATAAATTAGTTATATTCAATCATGCTTTACCAATGTGTAGAGCAGGTTTCCCAGGACATTTTGGTATGCCTTGGGCAGGTTATGATGCAGTAGAAATTGACTTTGTAATACAATATAAACATTTAACAGATGCAGGATACAATGTATTGACTTATGATATTCGTAACCATGGAAACAGTGGAGCTGCAAACAATGGAATATCAGGTATAGGAAACTGGGAATGGAGAGATTGTGTAGGAGTTAAAAAATATGTAGACAATCATCCAAGACTAAGTAAAATGAAAGTTGCTTTGTATAGTCAATGTATGGGAGGAAACTCACAATATAAAGCTATTATGGAAAGACCTGAACTATTTGAAAATGTAAAATGTATGGTAAGTCCAATGGTTGTGTCTATGGGGGCAATATATGATGCTTTTACAGAAATAGCAGGTGTAAATCAATATCAAGAATTGATAGACTTAGAGCTTATAAAAATGGGAGCATTTACAGCAGCTGAGATGACACCACATTTATGGGCACATGCAGTAAAAATGCCAACAATGATGGTACAAGTAAAAGATGACGCTTGGACTAGAAACCCAGAAGATGGACAAAAAACATTTGATTTATTAGGAGCTAAGGAAAAAGAATTATTATGGATAGAAAATACTCCATATCGTTTCAAAGATG